The Cloacibacillus sp. An23 genome includes a window with the following:
- the lysS gene encoding lysine--tRNA ligase, with product MPEEEIFRQRKDKLTRLRSEEGYDPYKQDHYEVKHSLAYVKEKYGCLKPEEWADEEIQTAGRIIVLRRHGKTAFATFEDGFDRLQLCFQFDVLGEKDYSFFKKWVDAGDFIGLVGVPFRTQRGELTLSVRSFTLLSKALRPMPEKYHGLKDMEVRYRQRYADLIANPEVRDVFRKRTKIIQTFRRVLDSHGTLEVETPILSTIAGGANARPFITHHNTLDIDMYLRIATELYLKRLVVGMMGRVYEIGKQFRNEGMDLRHNPEFTTMEVYWPYANYEDMMNLAEELIVACADELGGRVVSYQGTEINLNPPFRRATMAELVNEHVGVDFINITDEEARRQAALRGLEIKPSFTRFDILPLFFDEYVEDKLIQPTFVMGHPTVISPLSKRNKENPDITDRFELYINGWEMANAFSELNDPLDQRERFIDQARKKADGDDESHPFDEDFVNALEYGLPPTGGMGIGIDRVVMILTDSKSIRDVIFFPTMRPKD from the coding sequence ATGCCGGAAGAGGAGATTTTCCGCCAGCGCAAGGACAAGCTGACGCGCCTCCGCTCGGAAGAGGGCTACGACCCCTACAAGCAGGACCACTACGAGGTGAAGCACAGCCTCGCCTATGTAAAGGAGAAATACGGCTGCCTCAAGCCCGAAGAGTGGGCCGACGAGGAGATTCAGACGGCGGGGCGCATAATAGTTCTGCGCCGCCACGGAAAGACCGCCTTCGCCACATTCGAGGACGGCTTCGACCGCCTGCAGCTCTGCTTCCAGTTCGACGTGCTCGGCGAGAAGGACTACTCTTTCTTTAAGAAATGGGTCGATGCGGGCGATTTCATCGGCCTTGTAGGCGTTCCGTTCCGCACGCAGCGCGGCGAGCTTACGCTGTCGGTGCGCAGCTTCACGCTCCTGTCGAAAGCGCTGCGCCCGATGCCCGAGAAGTACCACGGCCTCAAAGATATGGAGGTCCGCTACCGCCAGCGCTACGCAGACCTCATAGCCAATCCGGAGGTGCGCGACGTATTCCGCAAGCGCACGAAGATAATACAGACCTTCCGCCGCGTCCTGGACAGCCACGGAACTCTCGAAGTCGAGACGCCTATACTCTCTACGATTGCTGGCGGCGCGAACGCGCGCCCCTTCATCACGCACCACAACACGCTCGACATCGACATGTACCTGCGCATCGCGACGGAGCTTTACCTCAAGCGCCTCGTCGTCGGCATGATGGGCCGCGTCTACGAGATAGGCAAACAGTTCCGCAACGAGGGCATGGACCTGCGCCACAACCCGGAGTTCACGACGATGGAGGTCTACTGGCCGTACGCCAATTACGAGGACATGATGAACCTCGCCGAGGAGCTGATAGTCGCTTGCGCCGACGAGCTCGGCGGCCGCGTCGTCAGCTATCAGGGGACGGAGATAAATCTCAACCCGCCATTCCGCCGCGCTACGATGGCGGAGCTCGTCAACGAGCACGTAGGCGTAGACTTCATAAACATCACGGACGAAGAGGCGCGCCGTCAGGCCGCGCTGCGCGGTCTGGAGATCAAGCCGTCGTTCACGCGCTTCGACATCCTGCCGCTCTTCTTCGACGAATATGTCGAGGACAAGCTGATACAGCCGACCTTCGTCATGGGACACCCGACAGTCATATCGCCGCTCTCAAAGCGCAACAAGGAGAACCCGGACATCACGGACCGCTTCGAGCTTTACATCAACGGCTGGGAGATGGCGAACGCTTTCAGCGAGCTCAACGACCCGCTGGACCAGCGCGAGCGCTTCATCGACCAGGCGCGCAAGAAGGCCGACGGCGACGACGAATCGCATCCGTTCGACGAGGATTTCGTAAATGCGCTCGAATACGGCCTTCCGCCGACCGGAGGAATGGGGATCGGCATCGACCGCGTCGTGATGATACTGACGGATTCCAAGAGCATACGCGACGTCATCTTCTTCCCGACGATGAGGCCGAAGGACTAG
- the ligA gene encoding NAD-dependent DNA ligase LigA, whose amino-acid sequence MGEFENLKKRTEELRAELDRHARLYYEDDAPEISDFQYDRLMRELMEIEEKHPELAAPDSPTQRIGGAPREGFVKVAHAEPMMSLENALNRDELAEFYTKLGEALSDESPEVLCEPKIDGLAVSLIYENGVFTRGSTRGDGQIGEDVTANLKTIRTMPLRLSVPVEGTLEVRGEVCIDKRGFAALNAAREENGEPLFANPRNAAAGSLRTLDPRETARRRLKIYLYQVIEPEKYGVKTQQRMLEWLKELGLPTQGGDRLCSSLEDIYAYLDEWETGRFEHPIDTDGVVVKLNDISLRPLLGVTAKAPKWAIAFKFPPEEKLTQIKNIEVTVGRTGVLTPTAVFDPIRLAGTTVRRAGLHNQDEIDKKDVRVGDFVWVRKAGEIIPEVVRVEYEKRPDGTEPFKLPEACPVCGSTAVRLPGEAAVKCTNSACPAQVKERIIYFASRSAMDITGLGEKLVGQLVEKKLLSNYADIYSLKEEQVAALDRMGDKSAQNLLAAIEKSKSRPLGAVINALGISNIGEKTAADLAERYNSLDVLAEKSREAVEELETVDGVGEIIAQSLHAWFTEPHNIALLDKLRAAGVRFEQEAKSAAAGPLPWNGLKFVLTGELSGMTRAQAGVLIKERGGKVAESVSKKTDFVVVGENPGSKYIKAQSLGVPVLDEAAFMAKLAAADSGDWPETAETAEN is encoded by the coding sequence ATGGGCGAATTTGAAAATCTGAAAAAAAGAACAGAAGAGCTGCGCGCGGAGCTTGACCGCCACGCGCGGCTCTATTACGAGGACGACGCGCCGGAGATTTCGGATTTTCAGTACGACAGGCTGATGCGCGAGCTTATGGAGATAGAGGAAAAGCATCCCGAGCTCGCCGCACCGGACTCGCCGACGCAGAGGATAGGCGGCGCACCGCGCGAGGGCTTCGTCAAGGTCGCCCACGCGGAACCGATGATGAGCCTCGAAAACGCGCTGAACCGCGACGAGCTCGCCGAGTTTTACACGAAACTCGGCGAAGCTCTGTCGGACGAAAGCCCCGAGGTGCTTTGCGAACCGAAGATAGACGGCCTCGCCGTCTCGCTGATCTACGAAAACGGCGTCTTTACGCGCGGCTCGACGCGCGGCGACGGACAGATAGGCGAGGACGTCACTGCGAACCTCAAAACTATCAGGACGATGCCGCTTCGCCTCTCAGTCCCGGTCGAAGGGACGCTTGAGGTGCGCGGCGAGGTCTGCATAGACAAGAGAGGCTTCGCGGCGCTCAACGCCGCGCGCGAAGAAAACGGAGAGCCGCTCTTCGCGAACCCGCGCAACGCCGCGGCCGGCAGCCTGCGCACTCTCGATCCTAGAGAAACGGCCCGGCGCAGGCTGAAGATATATCTTTATCAGGTGATAGAACCTGAGAAATACGGCGTCAAGACGCAGCAGAGAATGCTCGAATGGCTGAAAGAACTCGGCCTTCCGACCCAGGGCGGCGACCGTCTCTGCTCTTCGCTCGAAGATATATACGCCTACCTCGACGAGTGGGAGACGGGACGCTTTGAGCATCCGATAGACACGGACGGCGTCGTCGTCAAGCTCAACGACATATCGCTGCGCCCTCTGCTCGGCGTGACGGCGAAAGCCCCGAAATGGGCCATCGCCTTCAAGTTCCCGCCGGAAGAAAAGCTCACGCAGATAAAAAACATCGAGGTGACAGTGGGGCGTACCGGCGTGCTTACGCCGACCGCCGTCTTCGACCCGATACGGCTCGCCGGAACTACCGTGCGCCGCGCAGGGCTCCACAATCAGGACGAAATCGACAAAAAAGACGTGCGCGTCGGAGATTTTGTATGGGTGCGCAAAGCCGGAGAGATAATCCCGGAGGTTGTGCGCGTCGAGTACGAAAAACGCCCCGACGGGACGGAGCCCTTTAAACTGCCGGAGGCATGCCCCGTATGCGGCTCCACCGCCGTAAGGCTGCCGGGCGAGGCCGCGGTCAAATGCACCAACAGCGCATGCCCGGCGCAGGTCAAGGAGCGAATCATATATTTCGCCTCGCGCTCCGCAATGGATATAACGGGCCTCGGCGAGAAGCTCGTCGGGCAGCTCGTCGAAAAAAAGCTGCTCTCGAACTACGCGGACATATATTCGCTGAAGGAGGAGCAGGTCGCGGCGCTCGACCGGATGGGCGACAAATCGGCGCAGAACCTGCTCGCGGCGATAGAGAAGTCGAAGAGCCGTCCGCTCGGCGCGGTCATAAACGCGCTAGGCATCAGCAACATCGGGGAGAAGACCGCCGCCGACCTGGCGGAGCGATACAACTCGCTGGACGTTCTCGCGGAAAAGTCGCGCGAAGCCGTAGAAGAGCTTGAGACCGTCGATGGCGTCGGAGAGATAATCGCGCAGTCGCTCCACGCGTGGTTCACAGAGCCGCACAACATCGCTCTGCTGGATAAGCTCAGAGCAGCCGGCGTGCGTTTCGAGCAAGAGGCGAAAAGCGCGGCGGCCGGGCCGCTTCCGTGGAACGGCCTTAAATTCGTGCTGACCGGCGAGCTTTCGGGAATGACTCGCGCGCAGGCCGGCGTGCTGATAAAGGAGCGCGGCGGCAAAGTCGCCGAAAGCGTCAGCAAAAAGACTGACTTCGTCGTCGTCGGGGAAAATCCAGGAAGCAAATACATAAAGGCGCAGAGCCTCGGCGTCCCCGTGCTCGACGAGGCGGCCTTCATGGCGAAGCTGGCCGCCGCGGATTCGGGCGACTGGCCGGAAACCGCGGAAACTGCGGAAAATTAA
- the gatC gene encoding Asp-tRNA(Asn)/Glu-tRNA(Gln) amidotransferase subunit GatC — MIKNMEMDRERLREVLTLSRIGLPEEKYQEVLDRVNEILRMCDKMQELAGEDVPPFEWDVKKAPARRRDEPVKWDGRDAFLAQAPVRDGDFFRVPRIIALEDEEE, encoded by the coding sequence ATGATTAAGAACATGGAGATGGACAGGGAGAGACTGCGCGAAGTGCTTACGCTGTCGCGCATCGGACTGCCCGAAGAGAAGTACCAGGAAGTCCTTGACCGCGTCAACGAGATACTGAGAATGTGCGATAAGATGCAGGAGCTGGCGGGCGAGGACGTGCCGCCGTTCGAGTGGGACGTGAAGAAGGCTCCGGCGCGCCGCCGCGACGAGCCCGTGAAATGGGACGGGCGCGACGCCTTTTTGGCGCAGGCGCCGGTGCGCGACGGCGATTTCTTCCGCGTGCCGCGTATAATCGCGCTCGAAGACGAGGAGGAGTAG
- the gatA gene encoding Asp-tRNA(Asn)/Glu-tRNA(Gln) amidotransferase subunit GatA — MEFYKMSAREIAEGVKSKRFTAESVARESIERIKTLDKKYNSVVTLCEDEALAAARRIDEAVARGEDPGPLAGVPFAVKDNFCTNGIETTCCSNMLKGWVPQYDATAVKNMKEAGAVLVGKTNMDEFAMGSTTESSIFGPTLNPRDTERVPGGSSGGSAAVVAAGLVPVALGSDTGGSVRQPAAFCGVQGMKPSYGQISRYGIVAYASSLDQVGPIARNVGDLAVMMDVLAKEDPNDSTCDAYERPSFSGALDGASLAGKKVAVLTGYDKNSIDAPLAAAIDRAVEICREAGAEIIEAALPITMEHTVACYYMVALGDASSKLACYDGMRYGHHADGRNLSEMYKKSRMEGFGEEVSKRILVGTCILTRGYYENYFVPATKVRQLISDEFKELFRTADFLICPITPVLAYKRGLSETDPVRMYLGDVFTTIANLAGLPSMSLNLSFTPEGLPANVQILAPRFGDAELLACASVIEKAAGEPAPVETE; from the coding sequence ATGGAATTTTATAAAATGTCCGCGCGCGAGATAGCAGAAGGCGTGAAGTCGAAGCGCTTCACCGCCGAGTCGGTCGCGCGCGAGTCGATAGAACGCATAAAGACGCTGGACAAAAAATACAACTCAGTCGTGACGCTCTGCGAGGATGAGGCTCTCGCCGCCGCGCGCAGAATCGACGAAGCCGTGGCCCGCGGCGAAGACCCGGGGCCGCTCGCGGGCGTCCCGTTCGCCGTAAAGGACAATTTCTGCACGAACGGCATAGAGACCACCTGCTGCAGCAACATGCTCAAAGGCTGGGTGCCTCAGTACGACGCGACCGCAGTCAAAAATATGAAGGAGGCCGGAGCCGTCCTCGTCGGAAAGACGAACATGGACGAGTTCGCGATGGGCAGCACGACCGAAAGCTCGATATTCGGCCCGACGCTCAACCCGCGCGACACGGAGCGCGTCCCCGGCGGAAGCTCTGGCGGCAGCGCCGCCGTCGTAGCCGCGGGACTTGTGCCCGTAGCGCTCGGCAGCGACACAGGCGGCTCGGTGCGCCAGCCGGCGGCCTTCTGCGGCGTGCAGGGCATGAAGCCCTCGTACGGACAGATAAGCCGCTACGGCATCGTCGCCTACGCCTCGTCGCTCGACCAGGTCGGGCCGATAGCGCGCAACGTCGGCGACCTCGCCGTGATGATGGACGTGCTCGCGAAGGAAGACCCGAACGACTCGACCTGCGACGCATACGAGCGCCCGTCCTTCAGCGGCGCGCTTGACGGAGCGTCGCTCGCCGGCAAAAAGGTCGCCGTGCTCACTGGCTACGACAAAAACAGCATTGACGCGCCTCTCGCCGCGGCGATAGACAGGGCCGTCGAAATCTGCCGCGAGGCCGGGGCGGAGATAATCGAGGCGGCTTTGCCGATAACGATGGAGCACACCGTCGCCTGCTATTACATGGTCGCGCTCGGAGACGCCAGTTCCAAGCTCGCCTGCTACGACGGGATGCGCTACGGACATCACGCCGACGGACGGAACCTCTCCGAAATGTATAAAAAGAGCCGCATGGAGGGCTTCGGCGAAGAGGTGAGCAAGCGCATACTCGTCGGCACCTGCATACTCACGCGCGGCTACTACGAAAACTATTTCGTCCCCGCCACGAAGGTGCGCCAGCTCATCTCCGACGAGTTCAAAGAGCTCTTCCGCACGGCGGATTTCCTGATATGCCCGATAACGCCGGTGCTCGCATACAAGCGCGGCCTCAGCGAAACCGACCCCGTAAGGATGTACCTCGGCGACGTCTTTACTACGATAGCGAACCTCGCCGGGCTCCCGAGCATGAGCCTCAACCTCAGCTTCACGCCGGAAGGGCTGCCGGCGAACGTGCAGATACTTGCGCCGCGCTTCGGCGACGCGGAGCTCCTGGCCTGCGCCTCAGTCATAGAAAAAGCCGCCGGAGAGCCAGCGCCCGTCGAAACGGAATAG
- the gatB gene encoding Asp-tRNA(Asn)/Glu-tRNA(Gln) amidotransferase subunit GatB, with the protein MKRKVVIGLEIHLQLKTKTKLFCGCSTDYIGATPNTNVCPICLAVPGTLPVINDHAVDLAVKMGLGLHCEIQDGTRFHRKHYFYADLPKAYQITQYEHAIAQGGYLDVIAEGKPKRIRLDHLHLEEDAGKLVHPTADGRLSGAAYSLVDYNRGGMPLSEIVSMPDMNSPAEAIAYVTQIRQLARYLDVSDGEMESGSLRVDVNVSLCNPDGSFGTRVELKNINSLKSIERALEYEIARQNRVLDEGGALVQETRLWDDAAGVTRSMRSKEGARDYRYYVEMDLAPIDAKPDYVERIRASLPEMPWDKRDRFMEQYGLSLEESQQITEQREMADYYEEMVKAGAPAAKAANWARMEVQRILHEEQLDITKFPIPAKELGTLIAKVEKRELSNTQAKDVLAAMFGEKLTLEEAMKKCGASGGRMTGDALAAVIDKVFAAQPEAVETIRKGADKKGAKAKFLQGLVMRETRGSADPAEVAKTIAEKLG; encoded by the coding sequence ATGAAAAGAAAAGTCGTCATAGGACTTGAAATACACCTTCAGCTCAAAACGAAGACGAAGCTCTTCTGCGGCTGCTCGACGGACTACATCGGCGCGACCCCGAACACGAACGTCTGCCCGATATGCCTCGCCGTGCCCGGCACGCTGCCGGTGATCAACGACCACGCGGTCGACCTCGCCGTGAAGATGGGGCTCGGCCTCCACTGCGAGATACAGGACGGCACGCGCTTCCACCGCAAACACTATTTCTACGCCGACCTTCCGAAAGCCTACCAGATAACGCAGTACGAGCACGCCATAGCGCAGGGTGGATACCTCGACGTGATAGCCGAGGGCAAGCCGAAGCGGATACGCCTCGACCACCTGCACCTCGAAGAGGATGCCGGCAAGCTGGTACACCCGACCGCCGACGGTAGGCTTTCGGGCGCGGCCTATTCGCTCGTCGACTACAACCGCGGCGGGATGCCGCTCTCCGAGATAGTCTCGATGCCGGACATGAACTCGCCCGCCGAGGCGATAGCCTACGTCACGCAGATACGCCAGCTCGCGCGCTATCTCGACGTGTCGGACGGCGAGATGGAATCCGGCTCGCTGCGCGTCGACGTCAACGTATCGCTCTGCAACCCCGACGGCTCGTTCGGCACGCGCGTCGAGCTGAAGAACATAAACTCGCTGAAGTCGATAGAGCGCGCGCTCGAATACGAGATAGCGCGCCAGAACCGCGTGCTCGACGAGGGCGGCGCGCTCGTGCAGGAGACGCGTCTCTGGGACGACGCGGCGGGCGTCACGCGCTCGATGCGCAGCAAAGAAGGGGCCCGCGACTACCGCTACTACGTCGAGATGGACCTCGCGCCGATAGACGCGAAGCCGGACTATGTGGAACGCATACGCGCCTCGCTGCCCGAAATGCCGTGGGACAAACGCGACCGCTTCATGGAGCAGTACGGCCTCTCGCTCGAGGAAAGCCAGCAAATCACAGAACAGCGCGAGATGGCCGACTACTACGAAGAGATGGTCAAGGCCGGAGCGCCCGCCGCGAAGGCAGCGAACTGGGCCCGCATGGAGGTGCAGCGCATACTCCACGAAGAGCAGCTCGACATCACGAAATTCCCGATCCCGGCAAAAGAGCTCGGCACGCTCATAGCAAAGGTGGAGAAGCGCGAACTCTCCAATACTCAGGCGAAGGATGTGCTCGCCGCGATGTTCGGCGAAAAACTCACGCTCGAAGAGGCGATGAAGAAATGCGGCGCTTCGGGCGGACGCATGACGGGCGACGCGCTCGCCGCCGTCATCGACAAAGTCTTCGCCGCGCAGCCGGAAGCGGTCGAAACGATCAGAAAAGGCGCGGACAAGAAGGGCGCGAAGGCGAAATTCCTTCAGGGGCTCGTAATGCGCGAAACGCGCGGAAGCGCAGACCCTGCGGAAGTCGCGAAGACGATAGCCGAAAAACTGGGATAG